From the Hevea brasiliensis isolate MT/VB/25A 57/8 chromosome 15, ASM3005281v1, whole genome shotgun sequence genome, one window contains:
- the LOC110642183 gene encoding uncharacterized protein LOC110642183, whose amino-acid sequence MEAKLGRRPFPYELFHKTHTRKGTSDMVDSRAQSIKDAFLALKEQSSQPQEGCNDPPIVDEVALYYQVVGGEKKNRVYGIGSQASIFYPSSSHGSSSTASYCAQSEAMEEEIQQLHRSRIGIFFFKLGESSFNESRGREVVIRLRNFDILVAGYEDSHAFAHAASIPYSIKAELLQRIHAFPVQAAV is encoded by the exons ATG GAAGCCAAGCTTGGCCGAAGACCTTTTCCTTATGAACTTTTCCATAAGACCCACACTAGGAAAGGCACCTCCGATATGGTTGATTCACGAGCGCAATCAATTAAG GATGCATTTTTGGCGCTTAAGGAGCAGTCGTCTCAACCACAAGAGGGGTGCAATGACCCTCCTATTGTAGATGAGGTCGCACTATATTATCAAGTTGTGGGGGGGGAGAAGAAGAACAGGGTTTATGGCATTGGATCTCAAGCATCAATTTTTTACCCTAGCTCATCACATGGATCATCTTCTACTGCATCCTATTGCGCTCAGTCGGAGGCAATGGAGGAAGAGATTCAACAATTGCATCGATCAAG GATAGGCATATTTTTCTTTAAGCTTGGAGAGTCCTCGTTCAATGAGAGTAGAGGAAGAGAAGTAGTAATAAGACTAAGGAATTTTGATATTCTGGTAGCT GGGTATGAAGATAGTCATGCCTTTGCCCATGCAGCATCTATTCCTTATTCCATAAAGGCTGAGCTGTTGCAAAGAATTCACGCTTTTCCTGTTCAAGCTGCTGTTTGA
- the LOC131174056 gene encoding proline-rich receptor-like protein kinase PERK2: MGTPSSLPINPNPSPSPPLPQSPPPQTPPLPQSPPPQSPPPPPSQIPPLIPPTPLSPQSKPPNETPITDTHSPEPTPDPVPTQTKTKGKTKRAAGRLKETLVGKRKRVPSIPFDLNSPPQSSEPVSKRTRSSSQTPAPAVQTPVTQSPLHSPAPASSADTIEEVISPLPWAFRDMDMKKVYEKLLSKTILANKYMDEQILKELGIYDSVFAYLDIVSWTDFAKIREPVYKDLTLEFLSSLKLSFKPTVPEHRDMIYFRCAGIDRELDIGALNAIFGFEFGV, translated from the coding sequence ATGGGTACTCCATCCTCATTACCcataaaccctaaccctagccccAGTCCGCCATTACCTCAATCACCACCACCACAAACCCCGCCATTACCACAATCACCACCACCTCAGTCACCGCCCCCGCCCCCAAGCCAAATACCACCTCTCATCCCGCCGACTCCCCTCTCGCCGCAATCCAAGCCACCAAATGAAACACCAATTACCGACACCCATTCCCCAGAACCAACGCCTGACCCTGTTCCTACCCAAACAAAAACAAAAGGGAAAACAAAAAGGGCCGCGGGTAGACTCAAAGAAACCCTTGTCGGAAAAAGGAAACGAGTACCGTCTATCCCTTTCGACTTAAACTCTCCACCTCAGTCCTCTGAACCAGTTAGCAAAAGGACCAGGTCCTCTTCGCAAACCCCAGCACCAGCGGTCCAAACACCAGTAACCCAGTCTCCCTTACATTCTCCAGCACCTGCGTCATCTGCGGATACTATAgaggaggtaatttctccattGCCTTGGGCTTTTAGGGATATGGATATGAAAAAGGTCTATGAGAAATTACTTTCTAAAACCATTTTGGCAAAcaagtatatggatgagcagattttgaaagaattaggcatttatgaTTCTGTCTTTGCCTATTTGGATATTGTTAGCTGGACTGATTTTGCTAAAATTAGGGAACCAGTATACAAGGATCTAACCCTCGAATTTTTGAGTTCCCTAAAGTTGAGTTTCAAACCAACAGTGCCTGAACATAGAGATATGATTtattttcgatgtgctggaaTTGACAGGGAGTTAGATATAGGTGCTTTGAATGCCATTTTTGGTTTTGAGTTCGGAGTATAA